In Porites lutea chromosome 7, jaPorLute2.1, whole genome shotgun sequence, a single window of DNA contains:
- the LOC140943237 gene encoding mucin-like protein, with protein sequence MASVCTVLYAPLCLGNTFQAVIVTDNIFSFVIFNYPHNGIQYSAPTSRSNYKYFTDYEFLPVIGFNAGDDDNNFLNIKRSGTVEAESIDNLPGNQENIPGRWIMRLENSAGEEDSDFNCVVWLEKHELDLDFTNSTKPDPCPCTLDQARVDDRYTWVESIFPYTRCYYTVRRSSNNHGRKCCYFINANKLGALIIGPRRGGTIDRFHKLVPELKDDHTESDVLGFQYCCIGAIKRGRLCKLYYQLRPSEGCEAYVPPVQAPTFGDPHVVTLDGRNYTFNGLGEYTMIDINDEFFQLQARTKLAKGGGTATIFAAAVAKEESTSTVQVALKEGGGLEVLIDGQPYNDYDGLTNSSVFVNGSLALSRPESNSFLMTFPSGISVTVTELQGSLTIVCAAPISFKGNTKGLLGTWNDDTLDDFLRPDGTTLPSNATGRQIHFDFGLHWQVMENTTLFTYKPGENTSTYANASFVPIFLDEPINFATNELRVAAELACQGDVNCLFDIASTGDVSVGESTKQVAVQIEIDSQALENFPPRILTGPTEVNITVNETATIIVTAEDPNNDSLTFTLSGTLPTGYTTTSDASSITLTWRVTSEEIEVDFIVSDGTATTVLSPVIYVCACLNDGSCFHEEEDSEENNANNTERFNTLSCACKDGYTGSFCDSDLDACEENSQPCYPGVTCTDLPPPANETGFQCDPCPSGYSGDGIDCTDIDECSVNKGGCQHNCINTPGSLACKCDDGYYLDADKKSCQDVNECSPASDCMHQCENTAGGYNCKCDESFKVDPADSKKCIHGQNKCSCHAGYELNQDGMTCSDINECETGKSLCSQTCSNRMEGYNCSCADGFSLDSDGYTCNDIDECREFTFQCQDASQTCSNLHGSYKCVCGEDLYWIDNKCQGLGKGEAPPPPPPASTPRTPSAEETAESVSVNVGLNISEWNKPKEDAFKQSVAQAATDHCLTGSNCQSTETSSRRKRRSAGSLVFTENQVHVLPGYPKLISVSPLLANISFYIQSPAGSSFTVMPKAVVVAIVQSSLASISSALNANISSVQTLFADTTTATSSTPPITTATTRVLPTEKESNMKYIIAGCVASGVVIIIIVVILVWWCNKKKREKPRKIDSELSIVRKVKTAENMEMNETHSPSNEALDNDTYMQSVKKRVENQESELPGSAGKTM encoded by the exons ATGGCGTCCGTTTGCACTGTGCTTTACGCTCCTTTATGTTTG GGGAACACATTTCAAGCAGTTATCGTCACTGACAACATATTCTCTTTCGTTATATTTAACTATCCTCATAACGGCATTCAATATTCTGCTCCAACAAGCCG GTCAAACTACAAATATTTTACCGACTATGAGTTCCTACCTGTTATTGGTTTCAACGCAGGAGACGACGACAACAATTTCCTTAATATCAAAAG GTCAGGTACTGTTGAAGCTGAAAGCATTGACAACCTTCCTGGAAACCAGGAAAACATACCCGGGCGATGGATCATGCGACTTGAGAATTCTGCTGGTGAAGAGGATAGCGATTTCAATTGCGTAGTCTGGCTTGAAAAGCACGAGCTAGACCTAGATTTTACCAACTCTACTAAACCGGACCCTTGTCCCTGTACGTTGGATCAGGCAAGAGTGGATGATAGGTATACATGGGTTGAGTCAATTTTTCCCTATACAAGGTGCTACTACACGGTCAGGCGCTCTAGTAATAACCACGGTAGAAAGTGTTGTTACTTCATAAACGCCAATAAATTGGGAGCTTTGATAATCGGACCGCGTCGTGGTGGTACAATTGACCGCTTCCATAAGCTAGTTCCAGAATTAAAGGATGACCACACAGAAAGTGACGTCTTGGGGTTTCAATATTGCTGCATTGGAGCAATCAAAAGGGGGAGACTGTGCAAGTTATATTACCAATTGCGGCCATCTGAGGGCTGTGAAGCTTATGTCCCCCCGGTTCAAG CTCCTACTTTTGGAGATCCTCATGTTGTGACACTAGACGGCAGAAACTACACTTTCAACGGACTTGGTGAGTACACTATGATAGACATCAACGATGAGTTCTTCCAGCTGCAAGCTAGAACAAAACTTGCTAAAGGAGGAGGGACAGCGACCATCTTTGCTGCGGCAGTGGCGAAGGAGGAAAGTACAAGCACAGTGCAGGTTGCTCTGAAAGAAGGAG GAGGATTGGAAGTGCTCATAGATGGTCAGCCATACAATGACTACGATGGTTTGACAAACTCCAGCGTATTTGTCAATGGATCTCTAGCACTGTCACGTCCAGAAAGCAACTCCTTCCTCATGACGTTCCCCTCTGGGATATCTGTAACAGTCACTGAACTACAAGGCTCTCTTACTATAGTCTGCGCTGCACCCATATCCTTCAAAGGAAACACCAAGGGGCTCTTAGGGACTTGGAACGATGACACCCTTGATGACTTCTTGAGACCTGATGGAACAACGCTACCATCCAACGCCACAGGCCGTCAGATACATTTCGATTTTGGCTTACATT GGCAAGTGATGGAGAATACAACCCTATTTACCTACAAACCTGGAGAAAACACAAGCACTTACGCTAATGCGTCATTTGTTCCTATCTTTTTGGACGAACCAATAAATTTTGCAACCAACGAGTTAAGAGTTGCAGCAGAGCTTGCTTGTCAAGGGGACGTGAACTGCTTGTTCGACATCGCTTCCACTGGAGATGTATCTGTTGGAGAGAGCACCAAACAAGTAGCTGTACAAATTGAAATTGACTCACAGGCATTGG AAAATTTCCCTCCAAGGATTCTAACAGGACCAACTGAGGTCAATATAACTGTCAACGAAACAGCTACTATTATTGTGACAGCAGAGGATCCTAACAACGATTCCTTGACTTTCACTTTATCTGGAACACTTCCCACCGGTTATACAACGACAAGCGATGCGTCGTCAATAACTTTGACTTGGAGGGTTACCTCTGAGGAG ATCGAAGTAGACTTCATTGTGTCGGATGGAACTGCAACCACAGTCTTAAGTCCAGTCATTTATGTTTGCGCATGTCTTAATGATGGAAGCTGCTTTCATGAAGAAGAGGATAGCGAGGAAAACAATGCCAACAACACAGAAAGATTCAACACTCTCTCGTGCGCGTGTAAGGATGGTTACACCGGATCCTTTTGTGATTCAGATCTTGACGCCTGCGAAGAAAATTCCCAGCCATGTTACCCAGGTGTCACCTGTACTGATTTACCGCCACCTGCAAACGAGACTGGATTCCAATGCGACCCCTGTCCAAGTGGTTACTCAGGAGATGGTATTGATTGTACAG ACATTGATGAATGCTCTGTAAACAAAGGTGGCTGTCAGCACAATTGCATTAACACCCCCGGCTCATTAGCATGTAAGTGTGATGATGGATATTATCTCGATGCAGACAAAAAGTCTTGCCAGG ATGTGAATGAGTGTTCCCCTGCCAGTGACTGTATGCATCAATGTGAAAATACCGCAGGAGGATATAATTGCAAATGTGATGAAAGTTTTAAGGTGGATCCTGCTGATTCAAAGAAATGCATAC ATGGACAGAACAAGTGTTCGTGCCACGCGGGATATGAACTAAACCAAGATGGCATGACATGCTCAG ATATAAACGAATGTGAGACTGGAAAAAGTCTATGCAGTCAGACGTGTAGTAATCGAATGGAAGGTTACAATTGCTCCTGTGCAGACGGATTTAGTCTTGACAGTGACGGTTACACTTGCAACG atatcgatgaatgcagGGAATTCACTTTCCAATGTCAAGATGCTTCCCAGACTTGTAGTAATCTCCACGGATCTTACAAGTGCGTCTGTGGAGAAGATTTGTACTGGATTGACAACAAATGCCAAG gaCTTGGTAAAGGAGAAGCTCCTCCACCGCCTCCACCCGCATCAACACCGAGAACACCTTCTGCAGAAGAAACGGCCGAATCAGTCAGCGTAAATGTCGGATTAAATATTTCTGAG TGGAATAAACCAAAGGAGGACGCGTTCAAGCAGTCCGTTGCACAAGCAGCTACAGATCATTGTTTGACAGGTAGCAACTGTCAATCAACGGAAACCAG CTCTCGACGCAAACGCAGATCAGCGGGAAGCCTGGTCTTTACAGAGAACCAAGTACACGTGTTGCCTGGTTACCCAAAACTGATTTCAGTGAGTCCACTCCTggcaaatatttcattttacatACAGTCTCCAGCTGGATCGTCGTTTACCGTCATGCCGAAAGCTGTCGTGGTTGCCATCGTTCAGAGTTCTCTGGCAAGCATTTCAAGCGCCCTCAATGCCAACATATCAAGTGTACAAACGCTTTTTGCAGACACAACGACAGCGACATCTTCAACTCCGCCGATTACAACCGCCACTACACGGGTGTTACCTACGGAGAAAGAAAGCAATATGAAATATATCATTGCTGGTTGTGTTGCTAGTGGGGTGGTGATTATCATCATTGTCGTAATCCTTGTGTGGTGGtgcaataagaaaaaaag GGAAAAACCTCGAAAAATTGACAGTGAATTGTCAATCGTCAGGAAGGTAAAGACTGCAGAAAACATGGAAATGAATGAAACTCATTCACCCAGCAACGAAGCCTTGGACAATGATACTTATAT GCAGTCTGTGAAGAAACGTGTGGAGAACCAGGAATCAGAATTACCAGGTTCCGCTGGAAAAACTATGTGA